The following coding sequences are from one Microtus pennsylvanicus isolate mMicPen1 chromosome 1, mMicPen1.hap1, whole genome shotgun sequence window:
- the LOC142838163 gene encoding olfactory receptor 5AC1-like: MEGNRTLLTEFVLRGITDRPELQVPLFLVFFFIYVITLVGNLGLIFLICKDPHLHTPMYLFLGNLAFTDACTSSSVTPKMLMKFINKNDMISLGECFSQFYFFCSSATAECYLLVAMAYDRYVAICNPLHYVVIMSNRLCVQFICVSYLIGLLHALLHVALLFRLTFCSSNIIDHFFCDLIPLYSISCTDPSINALVAFIFAVFIQVSTFISIIVSYIRVLFAILKTKSEKGRSKAFSTCSAHLVSVSLFYGTLFVIYVLSGSDTHSFQGKMYSLFYTIIIPLLNPFIYSLRNKEVLGALRKLSK, from the coding sequence ATGGAAGGAAACAGGACCCTGCTGACTGAGTTTGTCCTCAGAGGAATAACAGATCGTCCAGAGCTGCAAGTCCCCCTGTTCCTGGTGTTCTTCTTCATCTATGTCATCACCTTGGTGGGCAACCTTGGCTTAATCTTTCTCATCTGTAAAGATCCCCATCTTCATACTCCCATGTACCTTTTCCTTGGAAATTTAGCCTTTACTGATGCCTGTACTTCATCCTCTGTGACTCCTAAGATGCTTAtgaaatttataaataagaatgacATGATATCCCTGGGTGAGTGTTTCtcccaattttatttcttttgttcaaGTGCGACCGCGGAATGTTACCTCCTGGTAgcaatggcctatgaccgctatgtagcCATATGCAACCCTCTGCACTATGTAGTTATAATGTCCAATAGACTCTGTGTtcagttcatatgtgtgtcataTCTAATTGGACTTCTACATGCCTTACTTCATGTAGCATTGTTGTTTAGGTTAACGTTTTGCAGTTCCAATATAATAGATCATTTCTTCTGTGATCTCATACCACTCTATTCAATTTCATGCACTGACCCATCAATTAATGCATTGGTCGCtttcatttttgctgtttttatacAAGTGAGTACTTTTATAAGCATTATTGTTTCTTATATCCGTGTGCTTTTTGCCATCCTGAAAACAAAGTCTGagaaaggcagaagcaaagcCTTCTCCACTTGCAGTGcccatctggtgtctgtctctttgttcTATGGCACCCTCTTTGTCATATACGTGCTCTCTGGATCTGACACACACAGTTTTCAGGGTAAAATGTATTCATTGTTCTATACCATCATCATTCCTCTGTTGAACCCCTTTATTTACAGCCTTAGAAACAAAGAAGTTTTGGGTGCCTTGAGAAAGCTCTCAAAATGA